A section of the Thermoflexus hugenholtzii JAD2 genome encodes:
- a CDS encoding alkaline phosphatase family protein — translation MVLVFLDGVGLGEADGRNPLFDPGLPRLRARLGRALVRGCAGEGGDLLCRELDATLGVPGLPQSATGQTALFTGLNAPARIGGHRTGYPSSDLIAMLKEHSLFVRARAAGFRPTFANAYSELYWELVAQRRLRPSVTTWMNRLAGLPFRTFEDLMAGRALLWDITHTFAGEWARRHRRPFPELPPVEPEEAARRLLRLLGEADLVLFESFLTDLVGHRHLPPEPVLEVLDRFLGALLADRPPEATLIVTSDHGNMEDLTTRLHTENPVPLLVAGPGAAVFREATSLLDLTPGILKILGAVREGPE, via the coding sequence GTGGTGCTGGTTTTCCTGGACGGCGTAGGGCTGGGGGAGGCGGACGGTCGGAACCCCCTTTTCGACCCGGGCCTGCCCCGGCTGCGCGCCCGGTTGGGTCGGGCGCTGGTGCGCGGCTGTGCAGGGGAGGGTGGAGACCTCCTGTGCCGTGAGCTGGACGCCACCCTGGGCGTGCCGGGGCTCCCCCAGAGCGCCACCGGGCAGACTGCCCTCTTCACCGGCCTGAACGCCCCGGCCCGCATCGGCGGCCACCGGACCGGCTACCCTTCCTCCGATCTCATCGCGATGCTGAAGGAGCACAGCCTGTTCGTCCGGGCGCGCGCCGCCGGTTTCCGTCCCACCTTCGCCAACGCCTACTCCGAGCTCTACTGGGAGCTGGTCGCCCAGCGGCGGCTCCGGCCCTCCGTGACCACCTGGATGAACCGGCTGGCGGGCCTCCCTTTCCGGACCTTCGAGGACCTGATGGCAGGGCGGGCGCTGCTCTGGGACATCACCCATACCTTCGCCGGGGAATGGGCGCGCCGCCATCGCCGTCCGTTCCCGGAGCTTCCGCCCGTCGAGCCGGAGGAGGCGGCGCGCCGCCTGCTGCGCCTGCTCGGGGAGGCGGATCTCGTGCTCTTCGAAAGCTTCCTCACGGATCTCGTGGGCCACCGGCACCTGCCCCCCGAGCCGGTCCTCGAGGTGCTGGATCGTTTCCTGGGCGCGTTGCTCGCCGACCGGCCGCCCGAGGCCACCCTCATCGTGACCAGCGATCACGGCAACATGGAAGACCTGACCACACGGCTGCATACCGAGAACCCGGTCCCCCTCCTTGTCGCCGGGCCTGGGGCCGCCGTCTTCCGGGAGGCGACCTCCCTCCTGGACCTCACCCCGGGGATCCTGAAAATCCTGGGCGCTGTTCGCGAAGGGCCGGAATGA
- a CDS encoding adenosine-specific kinase — MALELKVVPIEKPEELNVILGQSHFIKTVEDIHEALVNTVPGIRFGLAFCESSGPALVRASGTDPELVEIAKKNALAVGAGHFFIVVLGKGYYPINVLNAIKMVPEVCHIYAASANPMQVIVAETEQGRGILGVIDGVATRGIETEADVAHRKEFLRRIGYKM, encoded by the coding sequence ATGGCGCTCGAGCTCAAGGTGGTGCCCATCGAGAAGCCGGAGGAGCTCAACGTCATCCTGGGCCAGAGCCACTTCATCAAGACCGTGGAGGACATCCACGAGGCCCTGGTCAACACCGTCCCGGGGATCCGGTTCGGCCTGGCTTTCTGCGAGTCCTCCGGGCCGGCCCTCGTCCGCGCCAGCGGGACCGATCCAGAGTTGGTGGAGATCGCCAAGAAGAACGCCCTGGCTGTCGGCGCCGGCCACTTCTTCATCGTGGTGTTGGGCAAGGGCTACTACCCCATCAACGTCCTCAACGCCATCAAGATGGTCCCCGAGGTCTGTCACATCTACGCCGCCTCCGCCAACCCCATGCAGGTCATCGTCGCCGAGACCGAACAGGGCCGCGGGATCCTGGGAGTGATCGATGGGGTGGCCACTCGCGGGATCGAGACGGAGGCCGACGTGGCCCACCGCAAGGAGTTCCTGCGCCGCATCGGCTACAAGATGTAA
- a CDS encoding GNAT family N-acetyltransferase → MQMCIFHDIAAFEELAHPWQDLLGRSPGASPFMRPTWLRTWWEHFGEGELYLVTFEAEGRLVGLIPLRRIARDGRWILETFGEEVTDYLDPLVEPGWEETVIHALLAWLTRPEAPGWDTLLLWNIREDSILFPLWPGAAAAHGLTVHSERLTICPMLPLPPTWDAYLQMLDRKDRHELRRKIRRLEAVGNVRWYLLREDGPEAEGAIEAFLALMAASNPEKAAFLHERMQAFFRRVIRQGLREGWARLSFLEIEGEKAATYLDFEDRDRIWLYNAGLNPRYAALSPGVVLLAYLIRQAIEQGKRVFDFLRGDEPYKFRFGAREVPLHRIRIARDRAAG, encoded by the coding sequence ATGCAAATGTGCATCTTCCACGACATCGCAGCCTTCGAGGAGCTGGCTCATCCGTGGCAGGATCTGCTCGGGCGATCGCCCGGGGCTTCCCCTTTCATGCGCCCGACCTGGCTGCGGACCTGGTGGGAGCACTTCGGGGAGGGGGAGCTATACCTGGTCACGTTCGAAGCGGAAGGCCGGTTGGTGGGCCTGATCCCGCTGCGACGGATCGCCCGGGACGGCCGGTGGATCCTGGAGACCTTCGGCGAGGAGGTCACCGATTACCTGGACCCGCTGGTGGAGCCCGGGTGGGAGGAAACGGTGATCCACGCGCTCCTGGCCTGGTTGACCCGGCCGGAGGCACCCGGATGGGACACCCTCCTCCTCTGGAACATTCGGGAGGATTCGATCCTCTTCCCCCTGTGGCCCGGAGCCGCTGCCGCCCATGGCCTGACGGTCCACAGCGAGCGGCTGACCATCTGCCCGATGCTCCCCTTGCCTCCGACCTGGGACGCCTACCTGCAGATGCTGGATCGCAAGGACCGCCATGAGCTGCGGCGCAAGATCCGCCGCCTGGAGGCCGTGGGGAACGTTCGCTGGTATCTCCTGCGGGAGGACGGCCCGGAGGCGGAGGGGGCCATCGAGGCGTTCCTGGCGCTGATGGCGGCAAGCAACCCGGAGAAAGCCGCCTTCCTGCACGAACGGATGCAGGCGTTCTTCCGCCGCGTGATCCGTCAGGGGCTGCGGGAGGGCTGGGCCCGTCTCTCGTTTCTGGAGATCGAGGGGGAGAAGGCCGCCACTTACCTGGACTTCGAGGATCGGGATCGGATATGGCTGTATAATGCCGGGCTCAATCCTCGCTACGCCGCGCTGAGCCCGGGCGTGGTCCTGCTGGCCTACCTGATCCGCCAGGCCATCGAGCAGGGCAAGCGGGTCTTCGATTTCCTGCGGGGCGACGAGCCCTATAAATTCCGCTTCGGGGCCCGGGAGGTGCCCCTTCACCGAATCCGGATCGCGCGCGACCGCGCGGCGGGGTGA
- a CDS encoding lytic transglycosylase domain-containing protein: protein MQAIRAQRWVSQGLPLGVAILAASLLLPLAGVVALSLHPEETAVLERAARAPVPAPEAPEGLAPLFTPEVQRWSDRIRAWARAYGLDPNLVATVMQIESCGDPQARSRSGALGLFQVMPFHFGIGEDPLDPETNARAGLAYLAEALRKAEGDVAHALAGYNGGHSVIGQPGRWSAETRRYVYWGLGIYEDARRGRAQSARLQEWLEAGGRSLCQQAARRSIR from the coding sequence ATGCAGGCGATTCGGGCGCAGCGTTGGGTGAGCCAGGGGCTGCCGCTGGGGGTGGCGATCCTAGCAGCTTCTTTGCTGCTGCCCCTCGCCGGGGTGGTGGCCCTTTCGCTCCATCCCGAGGAGACCGCCGTCCTGGAGCGCGCCGCGCGGGCTCCTGTCCCGGCTCCGGAGGCCCCGGAGGGCCTGGCGCCCCTCTTCACGCCGGAGGTGCAGCGCTGGTCGGATCGCATCCGAGCTTGGGCCCGGGCTTACGGTCTGGATCCCAATCTGGTGGCCACGGTGATGCAGATCGAGTCCTGTGGGGATCCGCAGGCCCGCTCCCGCAGCGGGGCCCTGGGCCTCTTCCAGGTGATGCCCTTCCACTTCGGGATCGGGGAGGACCCCCTGGATCCAGAGACCAACGCCCGGGCCGGCCTCGCCTATCTGGCGGAGGCGTTGCGAAAGGCCGAGGGGGATGTGGCCCATGCCCTGGCCGGCTACAACGGGGGGCATTCGGTGATCGGCCAGCCGGGGCGGTGGAGCGCGGAGACCCGCCGCTACGTCTACTGGGGCCTCGGCATCTATGAGGACGCCCGCCGGGGGCGGGCCCAGAGCGCCCGGCTCCAGGAGTGGCTGGAGGCCGGCGGGCGCAGCCTGTGCCAACAGGCCGCCCGGCGCTCGATTCGGTGA
- a CDS encoding GNAT family N-acetyltransferase has product MEIEIRPLRTLEEIEACIELQRRIWGSEDLDVVPAHVLITAAHNGGVLLGAFAGGQLVGFVFGFLGTDERRGREAPAAVKLKHCSHQLGVLPEWQDKGVGYQLKLAQREAVRNQGLRLITWTYDPLESRNAYFNIAKLGAVCNTYLRNVYGELHDALNRGLPTDRFQVDWYIASRRVATRLRQGHYALSRALFEQAGAVLVNPCRFDDRGLPIPPETFQTPDVAFWLVEIPHRFQEVKRQDPGLARAWRFHTRELFETAFALGYLVVDFVREQEPGGPPRSFYALVRAHLTGTEPWSIFARDLVDLRDAE; this is encoded by the coding sequence ATGGAGATCGAGATCCGACCGCTGCGCACGCTGGAGGAGATCGAGGCCTGCATCGAGCTCCAGCGCCGGATCTGGGGCTCAGAGGATCTGGACGTGGTGCCCGCCCACGTGCTGATCACGGCCGCGCACAACGGCGGGGTGCTCCTGGGCGCTTTCGCCGGGGGGCAGCTGGTGGGCTTCGTCTTCGGCTTCCTGGGGACCGACGAGCGTCGCGGCCGGGAGGCCCCCGCCGCTGTCAAGCTCAAGCACTGCTCGCACCAGCTGGGGGTGCTCCCCGAATGGCAGGACAAAGGCGTCGGCTACCAGCTCAAGCTGGCGCAGCGAGAAGCAGTCCGCAACCAGGGCCTCCGCCTGATCACCTGGACCTATGATCCCCTGGAGAGCCGCAACGCCTACTTCAACATCGCCAAGCTGGGCGCGGTGTGCAACACCTACCTGCGCAACGTCTACGGCGAGCTGCATGATGCCCTGAACCGGGGCCTGCCCACAGACCGCTTCCAGGTGGACTGGTATATCGCCAGCCGGCGGGTGGCCACCCGGCTCCGCCAGGGCCACTACGCCCTCTCGCGGGCCCTCTTCGAGCAAGCCGGCGCGGTCCTGGTCAACCCGTGTCGCTTCGATGATCGCGGGCTCCCCATCCCTCCTGAAACCTTCCAGACCCCCGACGTCGCCTTCTGGCTGGTGGAGATCCCTCACCGATTCCAGGAAGTCAAGCGTCAGGATCCCGGCCTGGCCCGCGCCTGGCGCTTCCACACCCGGGAGCTCTTCGAGACCGCCTTCGCCCTCGGCTACCTGGTCGTGGACTTCGTCCGCGAGCAGGAGCCCGGCGGACCCCCCCGCAGCTTCTACGCCCTGGTCCGGGCGCACCTGACGGGAACGGAGCCCTGGAGCATCTTCGCCCGGGACCTCGTCGACCTTCGGGACGCGGAGTGA
- a CDS encoding metallophosphoesterase family protein, which translates to MRTMTVGLIADTHVPQRLPALPPQVAEVFQGVHLILHAGDLNRWPVLEALARLAPVVAVRGNADLGLSLPWREVVEVNGVRIGLVHGHGGWAVYLRNKIRESTLGFEPIRYLRYARSAFPEPVHLIVSGHTHRPHLVRVNGVWLLNPGPVAPDYYVQPGPSVGLLHVRPEEARYEWIDLTSGNARSYMLPLEPSPDEFGA; encoded by the coding sequence ATGCGGACGATGACTGTCGGCCTGATCGCGGACACCCACGTGCCGCAGCGCCTGCCCGCCCTGCCGCCACAGGTGGCGGAGGTTTTTCAGGGGGTGCATCTGATCCTGCACGCCGGGGATCTGAACCGCTGGCCGGTGCTGGAGGCGCTGGCCCGCCTGGCCCCGGTGGTTGCGGTCCGGGGGAACGCTGATTTAGGGCTCTCCCTGCCCTGGCGGGAAGTGGTGGAGGTCAACGGCGTCCGCATCGGCTTGGTCCACGGCCATGGAGGATGGGCCGTTTACCTGCGGAACAAGATCCGGGAGTCCACCCTGGGCTTCGAGCCCATCCGCTACCTGCGCTACGCTCGCTCCGCCTTCCCCGAGCCGGTCCATCTCATTGTCTCCGGACACACCCATCGGCCCCACCTGGTTCGGGTGAACGGGGTTTGGCTGCTGAACCCGGGCCCGGTGGCGCCGGATTACTACGTCCAGCCGGGGCCGTCGGTGGGCCTCCTCCACGTGCGGCCGGAGGAGGCGCGCTATGAATGGATCGACCTGACCTCCGGGAACGCCCGGTCTTATATGCTTCCCCTGGAGCCCTCCCCGGATGAGTTCGGAGCCTGA
- the polX gene encoding DNA polymerase/3'-5' exonuclease PolX, whose translation MARRFTNQEIAEIFEHIADMLEIQGEIPYKVMAYRRAAENIAALGRDIYDLWQEGALRTIPGVGEAIEEKIDQLLRTGRLELYERLKAEIPSGLLEMRQIPDMGPKRIKTVWEKLGITTVEELEQAARAGKLRDLPGFGAKLESKILAGIEAVRRRKIAGRVPLGAAWPLAQEILRALHEVPGVQRLAAAGSFRRMKETIGDLDFLVAAEDPEAVMERFTTLPIVETVLLKGSTKSSVRLRNGLQADLRVIEAARWGTALQYFTGSQQHNIQLREHALRRGYSLSEYALTRVESGEELLCATEEEVYERLGLAYIPPELREGRGEIEAALEGRLPRLVTIEDLQGDLQVHSTWSDGQASIRDMARAAKAKGYRYMLLTDHSQSLGVARGLTPERLREQRREVESVNAELGDGFRILHGAEVEIRADGRLDYPDEVLASLDLVVASVHTGLRQDRERVTARFLAAIHHPHVHIIAHPTGRLLGEREGADADWEAILRAAAETGTLLEINANPARLDLPDALARRALELGGYLVISTDAHSPGELDLIHFGVAVARRAWATPDRIANTWPLERLLRWAHEKPGRVRRRS comes from the coding sequence ATGGCCCGACGGTTCACCAATCAGGAGATCGCGGAGATCTTCGAGCACATCGCCGACATGCTGGAGATCCAGGGGGAGATCCCTTACAAGGTGATGGCCTACCGGAGGGCGGCGGAGAACATCGCCGCCCTGGGACGGGACATCTATGATCTCTGGCAGGAAGGGGCGTTGCGCACCATCCCCGGCGTGGGCGAGGCCATCGAGGAGAAGATCGACCAGCTGCTCCGCACCGGCCGCCTCGAGCTCTACGAACGCCTGAAGGCGGAGATCCCTTCCGGCCTGCTGGAGATGCGTCAGATCCCCGACATGGGGCCCAAGCGCATCAAAACGGTCTGGGAGAAGCTGGGGATCACCACGGTGGAGGAGCTGGAGCAGGCCGCCCGGGCGGGGAAGCTGCGGGATCTGCCCGGCTTCGGGGCCAAGCTGGAGAGCAAGATCCTCGCCGGCATCGAAGCCGTCAGGCGCCGCAAGATCGCCGGGCGGGTGCCCCTGGGCGCCGCCTGGCCCCTGGCCCAGGAGATCCTCCGGGCCCTCCACGAGGTCCCGGGGGTGCAGCGCCTGGCGGCCGCCGGCTCCTTCCGCCGCATGAAGGAGACCATCGGCGACCTGGACTTCCTGGTCGCGGCGGAGGACCCCGAGGCGGTGATGGAGCGCTTCACCACGTTGCCCATCGTGGAGACGGTGCTCCTCAAAGGCTCCACCAAATCCAGCGTCCGCCTGCGGAACGGGCTGCAGGCCGATCTGCGGGTGATCGAAGCGGCCCGCTGGGGCACGGCCCTGCAGTATTTCACGGGAAGCCAGCAGCACAACATCCAGCTGCGGGAGCACGCGCTCCGGCGGGGCTACAGCCTCAGCGAATACGCCCTCACCCGGGTGGAGAGCGGCGAGGAGCTCCTCTGCGCCACCGAGGAGGAAGTCTACGAGCGTCTGGGCCTCGCCTACATCCCGCCGGAGCTGCGGGAGGGCCGAGGGGAGATCGAGGCCGCTCTGGAGGGCCGCCTCCCCCGCCTGGTGACGATCGAGGACCTCCAGGGGGATCTGCAGGTGCACAGCACCTGGAGCGACGGGCAGGCTTCCATCCGCGATATGGCCCGGGCGGCGAAGGCGAAGGGCTACCGTTACATGCTGCTCACGGATCACTCCCAGAGCCTGGGGGTGGCCCGGGGGTTGACCCCGGAGCGGTTGCGGGAGCAGCGTCGGGAGGTGGAGTCGGTCAACGCCGAGCTGGGGGACGGCTTCCGCATCCTCCACGGGGCTGAGGTAGAGATCCGGGCCGACGGCCGCCTGGACTACCCGGACGAGGTGCTCGCCTCCCTGGACCTGGTGGTGGCCTCCGTCCACACCGGCCTGCGGCAGGACCGGGAGCGGGTGACCGCCCGTTTCCTGGCGGCGATCCACCATCCCCACGTGCACATCATCGCCCATCCCACCGGCCGGCTGCTGGGGGAGCGGGAGGGGGCGGACGCGGATTGGGAGGCCATCCTGCGGGCGGCGGCGGAGACGGGGACCCTGCTGGAGATCAATGCCAACCCCGCCCGATTGGATCTGCCGGACGCGCTGGCGCGGCGGGCCCTGGAGCTGGGCGGTTATCTGGTCATCAGCACGGATGCCCACAGCCCGGGGGAGCTGGACCTGATCCACTTCGGCGTGGCGGTGGCCCGGCGGGCCTGGGCCACGCCGGATCGCATCGCCAACACCTGGCCCCTGGAGCGGCTGCTGCGCTGGGCCCACGAGAAACCCGGGCGGGTGCGGCGGAGGTCCTGA
- a CDS encoding DNA-directed RNA polymerase subunit beta, whose amino-acid sequence MILMIRTSGEKRYAHIPELLEPPNLIEIQHRSFQWFIEEGLKELFDEISPIESLNGQMRLYFPGDNPVARQLKLRYWFDEPKYSELECLERDLTYGRGMWVQVALIVAGREPMVKDVFFGEIPWMTRNGTFIYNGTERVVVSQLIRSPGVYFDKEEDPSLGRPLAMAKLIPDRGVWLEFETRRNDLIILRFNRRRTVPVTLFLRALAATDDGISRVLTEGTDEELLELFKDVDTHPDHPFILSTIRQEGRLEPREGRTLAQEALIEFFRRMRPGDPPTLENAHSFVVSQLFDPHRYDLHRVGRYKLNRRLELAIPIHHRTITKQDIIAILKEVIRINNGLRPPDDMDHLGNRRVRTVGELIQAKMRVGLRRMERVIQERMSIADPATVTPLQLINIRPVVAALREFFGSSQLSQFMDQTNPLAELTHKRTLSALGPGGLRRERAGFEVRDVHLSHYGRICPIETPEGPNIGLIGRLAIYSRVNEYGFIETPYRKVVRAVPNQPEALAGRILREDVVDPATGQVIAPAGTEVDAALAKRIARLPLQEIKVRPFVTGEIVYLTADEEERYVIAQANVALDEKGHFLQARVPVRHMGKFLMEIPERVDYMDVAPRQIVGVSASLIPFLEHDDANRALMGSNMQRQAVPLLRPEAPIVATGMERVAARDSGHVLLSEVDGEVVQATADEIVIRGTNRKLYRYPLRRFQRSNQSTCIHQRPLVFKGQKVKKGQVIADSSSTDQGMLALGRNLVVAFLSWEGQVFEDAIVISERLVREDIYSSIHIEKHEAEARETKLGPEEITRDIPNVGEEQLRDLDEKGIVRIGAVVGPGDILVGKVTPKGEREMTPEERLLRAIFGEKAHDVKDSSLRMPHGEHGKVVDVKVFSRDEYRELPAGVNTVVRVSVAQWRKITEGDKMAGRHGNKGVISKVVPIEDMPFLPDGTPVDIILNPLGVPSRMNIGQLLETHLGWAASRLGFRAITPVFDGADEQEIEAELARAWMIDTAWEDARRQCWSWLQAQGYNLSELRDDDEARLLYLSAILGARGYDVDRLATDEVYARRSCLREWLRDRGYDPDTLLVFEDDPRPPEERRKADERAILVGLRLWMERLGVDTRDIPDSEVRRRATEVMLETGQPMPILGKMILYDGKTGEPFDRPVTVGVIYMMKLAHLVEDKVHARSTGPYSLITQQPLGGKAQFGGQRFGEMEVWALEAYGAAYTLQEMLTVKSDDVQGRVKTYEAIVKGQKIEEPGLPASFKVLVKELQSLAVAVEAITDSGEVIRFGREEEKPKLPRLPLGLLDLAPEGDGETPA is encoded by the coding sequence ATGATCCTGATGATCCGGACAAGCGGCGAGAAGCGCTACGCGCATATCCCGGAGCTCCTGGAGCCGCCGAACCTCATCGAGATCCAGCACCGCTCGTTCCAGTGGTTCATCGAGGAGGGCCTCAAGGAGCTCTTCGATGAGATCTCGCCCATCGAGAGCCTCAACGGCCAGATGCGCCTGTATTTCCCGGGCGACAACCCGGTGGCCCGCCAGCTCAAGCTGCGCTACTGGTTCGACGAGCCGAAATACAGCGAGCTGGAGTGTCTGGAACGGGATCTCACCTACGGCCGCGGGATGTGGGTCCAGGTGGCCCTGATCGTGGCCGGGCGGGAGCCCATGGTGAAGGACGTGTTCTTCGGGGAGATCCCCTGGATGACCCGCAACGGGACGTTCATTTACAACGGCACCGAGCGGGTGGTGGTCTCCCAGCTGATCCGCTCCCCGGGCGTCTACTTCGATAAGGAGGAGGATCCCTCCCTGGGCCGCCCCCTGGCCATGGCCAAGCTGATCCCGGACCGCGGGGTGTGGCTGGAGTTCGAGACGCGCCGGAACGATCTGATCATCCTCCGCTTCAACCGTCGTCGCACGGTGCCAGTCACCCTCTTCCTGCGAGCCCTGGCGGCGACCGACGATGGGATCAGCCGCGTCCTGACGGAGGGGACAGATGAGGAGCTGCTGGAGCTCTTCAAGGACGTGGACACCCATCCGGATCATCCCTTCATCCTGAGCACCATCCGGCAGGAGGGCCGCCTGGAGCCCCGAGAGGGACGCACTCTGGCTCAGGAGGCCCTGATTGAGTTCTTCCGCCGGATGCGCCCGGGCGACCCGCCCACCCTGGAGAACGCCCACTCCTTCGTGGTCTCTCAGCTTTTCGACCCGCACCGATACGATCTGCACCGGGTGGGCCGTTACAAGCTCAACCGCCGGCTGGAGCTCGCCATCCCCATCCACCATCGCACCATCACCAAGCAGGACATCATCGCCATCCTGAAGGAGGTCATCCGCATCAACAACGGGCTGCGCCCGCCGGACGATATGGATCACCTGGGCAACCGCCGGGTGCGCACAGTCGGGGAGCTGATCCAGGCCAAGATGCGGGTGGGGCTGCGCCGGATGGAGCGGGTGATCCAGGAGCGGATGAGCATCGCGGACCCGGCCACGGTCACCCCGCTGCAGCTGATCAACATCCGTCCGGTGGTGGCCGCCCTGCGGGAGTTCTTCGGCTCCAGCCAGCTCTCCCAGTTCATGGACCAGACCAACCCCCTGGCGGAGCTCACCCACAAGCGCACCCTCTCCGCCCTCGGCCCCGGCGGGCTGCGGCGGGAGCGGGCGGGCTTCGAGGTCCGCGACGTCCATCTGAGCCACTACGGGCGGATCTGCCCGATTGAGACGCCCGAGGGGCCCAACATCGGCCTGATCGGCCGCCTGGCCATCTACAGCCGGGTGAACGAATACGGCTTCATCGAAACCCCTTACCGGAAGGTGGTCCGGGCGGTCCCCAACCAGCCCGAGGCGCTGGCCGGGCGGATCCTGCGGGAGGATGTGGTGGATCCGGCCACCGGCCAGGTGATCGCCCCCGCCGGGACGGAGGTGGACGCTGCTCTGGCGAAGCGGATCGCCCGTCTCCCCCTCCAGGAGATCAAAGTCCGCCCCTTCGTGACCGGGGAGATCGTCTACCTCACGGCGGACGAGGAGGAGCGCTACGTCATCGCCCAGGCCAACGTGGCGCTGGACGAGAAGGGGCATTTCCTGCAGGCCCGCGTCCCCGTCCGCCATATGGGCAAGTTCCTGATGGAGATCCCCGAGCGGGTGGATTACATGGACGTGGCGCCGCGGCAGATCGTGGGCGTCTCCGCCTCCTTAATTCCCTTCCTGGAGCACGATGACGCCAACCGGGCCCTGATGGGCTCTAACATGCAGCGCCAGGCGGTGCCCCTGCTGCGGCCGGAGGCGCCCATCGTGGCCACCGGGATGGAGCGGGTGGCCGCGCGGGATTCCGGGCACGTCCTCCTCTCCGAGGTCGACGGGGAGGTGGTCCAGGCCACCGCCGATGAGATCGTGATCCGGGGGACCAACCGGAAGCTGTATCGCTATCCGCTGCGGCGATTCCAGCGCTCCAATCAGAGCACCTGCATCCACCAGCGCCCGCTGGTCTTCAAGGGCCAGAAGGTGAAGAAGGGCCAGGTGATCGCCGACTCCAGCAGCACCGATCAGGGGATGCTGGCCCTGGGCCGCAATCTGGTGGTGGCTTTTCTCTCATGGGAGGGCCAGGTCTTCGAGGATGCCATCGTGATCAGCGAGCGCCTGGTCCGGGAGGATATTTACTCCTCGATCCACATCGAAAAGCATGAGGCGGAGGCCCGGGAGACCAAGCTGGGGCCGGAGGAGATCACCCGCGACATCCCCAACGTCGGCGAGGAGCAGCTGCGGGATCTGGATGAGAAGGGCATCGTCCGCATCGGCGCGGTGGTGGGCCCCGGCGACATCCTGGTGGGCAAGGTCACGCCCAAGGGGGAGCGGGAGATGACCCCCGAGGAGCGGTTGCTGCGGGCCATCTTCGGGGAGAAGGCCCACGATGTGAAGGACTCCTCCCTCCGCATGCCCCATGGGGAGCACGGCAAGGTGGTGGACGTGAAGGTCTTCTCCCGGGACGAATACCGGGAGCTCCCCGCCGGGGTGAACACGGTGGTGCGGGTCTCGGTGGCCCAATGGCGCAAGATCACCGAGGGCGACAAGATGGCCGGCCGCCACGGCAACAAGGGCGTGATCTCCAAAGTGGTCCCCATCGAGGATATGCCCTTCCTGCCCGACGGCACGCCGGTGGACATCATCCTCAACCCCCTGGGGGTGCCCAGCCGGATGAACATCGGGCAGCTGCTGGAGACCCATCTGGGCTGGGCCGCCTCGCGCCTGGGCTTCCGGGCCATCACCCCGGTGTTCGACGGGGCCGACGAGCAGGAAATCGAGGCGGAGCTGGCCCGGGCCTGGATGATCGACACCGCCTGGGAGGACGCGCGCCGGCAGTGCTGGAGCTGGTTGCAAGCCCAGGGGTATAACCTCTCGGAGCTCCGCGACGACGACGAGGCGCGCCTCCTCTACCTCTCGGCGATCCTGGGCGCCCGCGGCTACGATGTGGATCGCCTGGCCACCGATGAGGTTTACGCCCGCCGCAGCTGCCTGCGGGAGTGGCTGCGCGACCGGGGCTACGATCCCGACACCCTCCTGGTCTTCGAGGATGATCCCCGCCCGCCGGAGGAGCGCCGCAAAGCCGACGAGCGGGCCATCCTGGTGGGGCTGCGGCTGTGGATGGAGCGCCTGGGCGTGGACACCCGGGACATCCCCGATTCGGAGGTCCGCCGGCGGGCGACCGAGGTGATGCTCGAGACCGGCCAGCCGATGCCCATCCTGGGCAAGATGATCCTCTACGATGGCAAGACCGGGGAGCCCTTCGACCGGCCGGTGACGGTGGGCGTCATCTACATGATGAAGCTGGCCCACCTGGTGGAGGACAAGGTGCACGCCCGGTCCACCGGCCCCTACTCCCTGATCACCCAGCAGCCTCTGGGCGGCAAGGCGCAGTTCGGCGGGCAGCGCTTCGGCGAGATGGAGGTCTGGGCTCTGGAGGCCTATGGCGCGGCTTACACCCTCCAGGAGATGCTCACGGTGAAGTCCGACGACGTTCAGGGCCGCGTCAAGACCTACGAGGCCATCGTGAAGGGCCAGAAGATCGAGGAGCCCGGCCTGCCCGCCTCCTTCAAGGTCCTGGTCAAGGAGCTCCAATCCCTGGCCGTGGCCGTGGAGGCCATCACCGACTCCGGCGAGGTCATCCGCTTCGGCCGGGAAGAGGAGAAGCCGAAGCTGCCCCGCCTGCCTCTGGGCCTGCTGGACCTGGCCCCCGAGGGGGATGGGGAAACCCCAGCGTGA